A window of Microbacterium sp. Root61 genomic DNA:
GGGTGCCGCCGGCCTTCTCGATGAGCTCGATCATCGCCGTGTTCACATCGTTGTCGTTCGCGCCCGGGAAGTAGTGGTTCAGGAAGTTGATCTTCTCGGATGCCTCGCCGTAGGCACCGAAGGTCGCCGAGTCGCCGAGTCCGGTCACGACCGGGATCGCGTCCAGCACACCCTGCTGGCTGAGCGCCTGCCACATCGCGCCCGAGGTCGCTCCGGCCCACGCGACGAACACGAGGTCGGGGGCGTTCTGCAGGATCTGCTGCGCGAACGGGGTGAACTCGGTCGCGTCCTCGGCCACCAGCACCGAGTCGACCTCGGCACCCTTGGCGCCCAGGATCGCCTTGACGGCGGCCTCGTTGCCCTGGCCGAAGGCCGTGTTCTGCGCGAAGACCGTGATCTTCTTGCCCTCGATGTCGTCGAGGAACGTGCCCGCGGTCGCGACGTCCTGACTGCTCTGACGGCCGGAACGGAAGGTGTAGTCGTTGATGCCGGTGATGGCATCGGCGGCGGCGGGGCCCGAGATGTAGAGCACCTTGTTCTGCGCGGCCTGCTCGGCGACGGCCAGCGCCACGCCCGAGGAGGCGGTGCCGGCGAGGATGTTGACGCCGTCGCCGATGAGTTCCTTCACGACCGTGACGGCCTTGTCGGGGTCGCCGCCGTCGTCCTTGCGCTCGACGACGATCTTCGTGCCGTCGACCTCGTTCGTGCCGTCTGTCGCGTAGTCCAGCCCCGCGGCGAACGCCTCGAGGTACTGCTTGCCGTAGCCGGCGAGCGGTCCGGTCTCGCTCGTGACGATGCCCACCGTGATCTCGGCCGGCCCGGCCGAGGCCGTCGAGCCCCCATCGGGATCGCCCTGCGGCGCACATGCCGCAAGCATGAGAGCTGCCGTGGCGACCACGGAGCCGAGGAGCAACTTCTTCGTAACCCGCATGTGTGTGCCTTTCACCGTTGGAAGGAGTTTATGAAACCTGATTCAGGTAAGAGCAGACTAGGAAAAGCGCCGCACGACGTCAAGTCGGCCGATCGCGATGAGGGCAGTCGTTACGCAATCGCGATCGGGTTTTGCATACCTGCGATATATACCTCAGGTATATAGTCGAGGCATGGACCGATCACACGACATCGAGCGGATCGTCGTCGCAGCGCAAAGACTCACGCGCATCGCGGCCGCCGAAACCCACAATGAGGCGCCCGCCGCACAGTGGCGCACCTTGAGCATCCTGCGCACCGAGGGCCCCCTCCGCCTGGGCGAACTGGCGACCGCGAGCCGCGTGACCCAGCCCGGGATGACACGGTTGGTCGGGCAGCTGGCCGACGCAGGGCTGGTCGCGCGGATCAGTGACCCGTCCGACTCGCGCGCGATCGTGGTCGAGGTGACGCCCGCCGGCGTGCAGGCGCTCGAGGCCTGGCTCGTGCAGTTGGGCGAGGCGCTCGCGCCCCGGTTCGCCGACCTCGACGATGCCGACTGGGCCGCCCTCACCCGAGCCGCCGAGATCCTCTCCGCCCGCGTGGCCTCCCCCGCGGTGGCCGCCCGATGAGCGGCGCCACCACCGGAAGTGTGTGGCGCCAGCCGCCGCAGGTCTGGGCGGTCGCGTTCGCGTGCGTCGTGGCGTTCATGGGCATCGGACTCGTCGATCCGATCCTGCCTGCGATCGCCGAGTCGCTGGAGGCCACCCCGGTCGAGACCGAGCTGCTGTTCACGAGCTACCTGGTCGTGACCGGCCTCGCGATGCTGATCACGAGCTGGGTCTCCAGCCGCATCGGCGCCAAGGCGACCCTGCTGATCGGGCTCGCCCTCATCATCGTGTTCGCGCTGCTGTGCGCGATGAGCGGCAGCGTCGACGAGGTCATCGGCTTCCGCGCCGGGTGGGGCCTGGGCAACGCGTTCTTCATCTCCACGGCGCTGGCGACCATCGTCGGCGCCGCCAGCGGCGGCAGCGGCGCGGCCATCGTGCTCTACGAGGCCGCCCTCGGGCTCGGCATCGCCATCGGGCCCCTGCTCGGCGGACTCCTCGGCGAGGTCAGCTGGCGCGGGCCGTTCTTCGGTGTCGTGGCGCTCATGGCCATCGCCTTCCTCGCCGTGCTGTTCCTGCTGCGTGGACCGGGTGAGAAGCGCGCTCCGGTTCCCCTGTCGGCGCCGTTCCGCGCGCTGCGCCAGCCCCCGTTGGCGGTCCTCGCCATCACCGCCGTGTTCTACAACATCGGCTTCTTCGTGCTGCTCGCCTTCTCGCCGTTCCCACTCGGCTTCGGCGCGATGGGGATCGGCCTGACGTTCTTCGGCTGGGGCGTCGCACTCGCGATCACGAGCGTCTGGGTCGCGCCGGCGCTCACCCGACGGATGCCGCGCACCACCGTCATCCTGATCGTGCTGCCGCTGCTGGCACTCGATCTCGTCGCAGCCGCCGTGTTCGTGGAGAGCCCGCCGGCACTCGTCGCGTGCATCATCGTGGGCGGCATGCTG
This region includes:
- a CDS encoding substrate-binding domain-containing protein, with the protein product MRVTKKLLLGSVVATAALMLAACAPQGDPDGGSTASAGPAEITVGIVTSETGPLAGYGKQYLEAFAAGLDYATDGTNEVDGTKIVVERKDDGGDPDKAVTVVKELIGDGVNILAGTASSGVALAVAEQAAQNKVLYISGPAAADAITGINDYTFRSGRQSSQDVATAGTFLDDIEGKKITVFAQNTAFGQGNEAAVKAILGAKGAEVDSVLVAEDATEFTPFAQQILQNAPDLVFVAWAGATSGAMWQALSQQGVLDAIPVVTGLGDSATFGAYGEASEKINFLNHYFPGANDNDVNTAMIELIEKAGGTPDLFSPDGFNAAIMIVHAIKEGKGDVDAMIAALEGFEFDGPKGKNTVRASDHALIQEMYQAKLVAEDGAFVAELVDTVAADEVAPAEAKK
- a CDS encoding MarR family transcriptional regulator, which gives rise to MDRSHDIERIVVAAQRLTRIAAAETHNEAPAAQWRTLSILRTEGPLRLGELATASRVTQPGMTRLVGQLADAGLVARISDPSDSRAIVVEVTPAGVQALEAWLVQLGEALAPRFADLDDADWAALTRAAEILSARVASPAVAAR
- a CDS encoding MFS transporter — encoded protein: MSGATTGSVWRQPPQVWAVAFACVVAFMGIGLVDPILPAIAESLEATPVETELLFTSYLVVTGLAMLITSWVSSRIGAKATLLIGLALIIVFALLCAMSGSVDEVIGFRAGWGLGNAFFISTALATIVGAASGGSGAAIVLYEAALGLGIAIGPLLGGLLGEVSWRGPFFGVVALMAIAFLAVLFLLRGPGEKRAPVPLSAPFRALRQPPLAVLAITAVFYNIGFFVLLAFSPFPLGFGAMGIGLTFFGWGVALAITSVWVAPALTRRMPRTTVILIVLPLLALDLVAAAVFVESPPALVACIIVGGMLLGVMNTVLTESVMEATDLPRSVASSAYSAVRFLGGAMAPPIAALLWHAYGPSVPYLFAAGSILAATATILIGRRALARIDDREPDAADEAAAVLIGDAA